Proteins encoded in a region of the Perca fluviatilis chromosome 6, GENO_Pfluv_1.0, whole genome shotgun sequence genome:
- the f2rl2 gene encoding proteinase-activated receptor 3 produces the protein MADLVPGLLICLMAVQTIQHDGNGTKTNMPPGVIPKTFKGRPYKPNQTNQLYPSTNPWLYVNEDDPVTDYTTGVLSTRVIPSSYILAMLVGIPSNVYILTFLRLKTKSFSTVVLYLNLALSDLLLLLSLAVRVHYHFNGNNWIFGEISCRFITALFYGNVYSSAQTIACISLKRYLAVVRPFLYRRLAKTTLAVWTCLVVWFLFSAAIVPELLVRQTYHITQLGVTTCHDVLPLEENSHSALVPYRLMMVCMGFIVPFLICIYAHVAVVYHLGQSRCDWKPFIRVSTLVFIIFAVCFLPSGILHIAHYIRLFSGGDDRLYGYYRVAVCLCCFHSCLDPFLCMLISKMAASELQFISLRGIPQRSTVTA, from the exons ATGGCCGACCTTGTGCCAGGACTACTCATTTGTTTGATGGCAGTTCAGACCATTCAGCATGATG GAAATGGGACCAAAACTAATATGCCACCTGGTGTGATACCAAAAACCTTCAAGGGGAGGCCGTACAAACCCAATCAAACAAACCAGCTCTATCCCAGCACAAACCCTTGGCTCTATGTGAACGAGGACGACCCAGTGACAGACTATACCACAGGGGTCCTCAGCACCAGGGTCATACCTTCATCATACATCCTGGCTATGCTGGTGGGTATCCCCTCCAACGTCTACATTCTGACCTTCCTCAGACTCAAAACAAAGTCCTTCTCCACGGTAGTTCTTTACCTGAACCTGGCCTTGTCcgacctgctgctgctgctttctctGGCGGTGCGTGTTCACTACCACTTCAACGGGAATAATTGGATATTTGGGGAAATCTCCTGCCGGTTTATCACAGCCTTGTTTTATGGCAATGTTTATAGTTCAGCTCAAACTATAGCTTGCATCAGTCTGAAGCGCTACCTGGCTGTGGTCAGACCGTTTTTGTACAGAAGGCTGGCTAAGACTACGCTGGCAGTGTGGACGTGCTTGGTTGTTTGGTTCCTGTTCAGCGCTGCTATTGTGCCAGAGCTCCTGGTCAGACAGACCTACCACATTACCCAACTGGGAGTCACCACCTGCCATGATGTACTTCCCCTAGAAGAAAATTCCCATTCCGCGCTGGTGCCATACAGGCTCATGATGGTTTGTATGGGCTTCATAGTGCCCTTCCTGATTTGTATCTATGCCCATGTGGCAGTAGTATACCACCTAGGGCAATCTCGTTGTGACTGGAAACCTTTTATCAGGGTCAGCACTCTAGTTTTCATCATCTTTGCGGTGTGTTTTTTGCCAAGTGGTATCCTGCATATCGCCCACTACATCCGCCTGTTTTCCGGTGGGGATGACAGACTGTATGGATACTACAGAGTAGCGGTGTGTCTCTGCTGCTTCCATAGTTGTCTGGATCCCTTCCTGTGTATGCTAATTTCAAAGATGGCAGCCTCAGAACTACAATTCATCTCCCTCCGCGGGATACCTCAGAGGTCAACTGTTACGGCGTGA